The following proteins come from a genomic window of Lolium rigidum isolate FL_2022 chromosome 5, APGP_CSIRO_Lrig_0.1, whole genome shotgun sequence:
- the LOC124657442 gene encoding dehydration-responsive element-binding protein 1H-like yields MDMGSEPSSSTTSSHEHSSPALWAPPPKRPAGRTKFKETRHPVYRGVRRRGSAGRWVCEVRVPGGKRGERLWLGTHATAEAAARAHDAGMLALLGGRSVSASAARLNFADSAWLLAVPSALADLADVRRAALAAVADLQRREAADCVATVPVYEADTSSASESSSADDAGSSATSLSSELDGLFEVPAAAALGMGNDMFDFELGMSGEMDLGSYYADLAEGMLLEPPPAAEFTEVCWEDSGADYAALWSYT; encoded by the coding sequence ATGGACATGGGCAGCGAGCCGTCCTCCTCAACCACGTCGTCGCACGAGCACTCGTCGCCGGCGTTGTGGGCGCCGCCGCCCAAGCGTCCCGCGGGCCGCACCAAGTTCAAGGAGACGCGGCACCCGGTGTACCGCGGCGTGCGGCGCCGCGGCAGCGCCGGTCGGTGGGTCTGCGAGGTGCGCGTCCCCGGCGGCAAGCGCGGCGAGCGGCTCTGGCTCGGCACGCATGCCACCGCCgaggccgccgcgcgcgcgcacgACGCCGGCATGCTCGCGCTGCTCGGCGGCCGCTCCgtctccgcctccgccgcgcgcctCAACTTCGCGGACTCCGCCTGGCTCCTCGCCGTCCCGTCCGCGCTCGCCGACCTCGCCGACGTCCGGCGCGCGGCGCTCGCCGCCGTCGCGGACCTCCAGCGCCGGGAGGCCGCCGATTGCGTCGCGACCGTCCCCGTTTACGAGGCCGACACCTCTAGCGCGTCGGAATCCTCGTCCGCGGACGACGCCGGCTCGTCGGCCACGTCCCTGTCTTCTGAGCTGGATGGATTATTCGAGGTGCCGGCAGCTGCAGCACTTGGCATGGGAAATGACATGTTCGACTTTGAGCTCGGCATGTCCGGGGAGATGGACCTGGGATCGTACTACGCAGACCTCGCGGAGGGGATGCTCCTagagccgccgccggcggcagaATTCACCGAGGTGTGCTGGGAGGACAGCGGAGCTGATTACGCCGCGCTCTGGAGCTACACCTGA